One Qipengyuania aurantiaca genomic region harbors:
- the rplI gene encoding 50S ribosomal protein L9 yields the protein MDIILLQRIEKLGTIGDVVTVKDGYARNFLLPQKKALRANEANKKVFEANRERLEKENAERRTEAEKSGEKVDGVEIILIRAASNTGQLYGSVNVRDIVNGLADKGHEIDKKQVIMGNPIKTIGMHDVRVDLHPEVSVTIKANVARSDDEAELQTQGVDVLAQMFEEEQREIEEMAAANTTDPTLEPGEIPADMLEGGDDADDSDSEENAEG from the coding sequence ATGGATATCATTCTCCTCCAGCGTATCGAAAAGCTCGGCACGATCGGTGACGTCGTCACCGTGAAGGACGGCTACGCACGCAACTTCCTGCTCCCGCAGAAGAAGGCCCTGCGCGCCAACGAAGCCAACAAGAAGGTCTTCGAAGCCAATCGCGAGCGTCTCGAGAAGGAAAACGCCGAGCGTCGTACCGAAGCTGAAAAGTCCGGCGAAAAGGTCGACGGCGTCGAGATCATCCTGATCCGTGCCGCGTCGAACACCGGCCAGCTTTACGGTTCGGTCAACGTCCGCGACATCGTCAACGGCCTCGCCGACAAGGGTCACGAGATCGATAAGAAGCAGGTCATCATGGGCAACCCGATCAAGACGATCGGCATGCATGACGTGCGCGTCGACCTCCACCCGGAAGTCTCGGTCACGATCAAGGCCAATGTCGCCCGTTCGGACGACGAAGCCGAACTGCAGACGCAGGGCGTCGACGTTCTCGCACAGATGTTCGAAGAAGAGCAGCGCGAGATCGAGGAAATGGCTGCGGCCAACACCACCGATCCCACGCTCGAGCCGGGTGAAATCCCCGCCGACATGCTCGAAGGCGGCGACGACGCCGACGATTCGGACAGCGAAGAGAACGCCGAAGGCTGA
- a CDS encoding AMP nucleosidase: MDSIEQILDKLQTVYDAATARLRDDVIAFGREREIPPAERRKDGSYAYPELRILFRGGELPEGASRAFGRLNTPGLYATTVTKPSLFREYLREQIELIESNYEVEVEVGSSRQEIPFPYVLDGQAGAELAGIDPNEIARHFPSTDLADIGDELADGIELDNPNDPIPLSLFDGLRTDFSLARLAHYTGTDVQHFQRFILFTNYHRYVDEFVDWAGSQLGKNGYTALAGAGGLLLTEQTDNARAQLSDTAWRRHQMPAYHLVGEGRGGITLVNIGVGPSNAKTICDHLAVLRPEAWLMIGHCGGLRPSQKIGDYVLAHAYLRDDHVLDPVLPPEIPLPAIAEVQQALAGAAEHVSGEHGSDLKKRMRTGTVVTTDDRNWELRYTQSAKRLSLSRAVGIDMESATIAAQGYRFRVPYGTLLCVSDKPLHGEIKLPGQANKFYEEAIAAHLQIGVTACDLLRQEGPKLHSRKLRAFNEPPFR; this comes from the coding sequence ATGGATTCGATCGAACAGATTCTCGATAAGCTTCAGACGGTTTACGATGCCGCGACCGCGCGCCTGCGCGACGATGTCATCGCATTCGGCCGCGAGCGCGAAATTCCGCCCGCTGAACGCCGTAAGGACGGCAGTTATGCCTATCCCGAACTGCGCATCCTGTTCCGTGGAGGAGAACTCCCGGAAGGCGCAAGCCGCGCTTTCGGCCGCCTCAACACGCCGGGCCTCTATGCGACGACGGTGACCAAGCCGAGCCTGTTCCGCGAATATCTGCGCGAGCAGATCGAACTGATCGAAAGCAATTACGAGGTCGAGGTCGAAGTCGGCTCCTCGCGCCAGGAAATCCCCTTCCCCTATGTCCTCGACGGGCAGGCCGGCGCCGAACTGGCCGGCATCGATCCCAACGAGATCGCGCGCCACTTCCCCTCGACCGATCTTGCCGACATCGGTGACGAACTGGCGGATGGCATCGAACTCGACAATCCGAACGACCCCATCCCGCTGTCGCTGTTCGATGGCCTGCGCACCGACTTCAGCCTGGCGCGCCTCGCCCACTACACGGGTACGGACGTCCAGCACTTCCAGCGCTTCATCCTGTTCACCAACTACCACCGTTATGTCGACGAGTTCGTCGACTGGGCGGGGTCGCAGCTCGGCAAGAACGGCTACACCGCGCTGGCCGGTGCCGGCGGTCTTTTGCTGACCGAGCAGACCGACAACGCGCGCGCGCAGCTTTCCGACACGGCGTGGCGGCGGCACCAGATGCCCGCCTATCATCTCGTCGGCGAAGGGCGCGGCGGGATCACGCTGGTCAACATCGGCGTCGGCCCCTCCAACGCCAAGACCATTTGCGACCACCTCGCGGTGCTGCGTCCCGAAGCGTGGCTGATGATCGGCCACTGCGGCGGCCTTCGTCCGAGCCAGAAGATCGGCGACTACGTGCTCGCCCACGCCTACCTGCGCGATGATCACGTCCTCGACCCGGTTCTCCCGCCCGAAATACCCCTCCCCGCCATTGCCGAAGTCCAGCAGGCCTTGGCAGGCGCCGCCGAACACGTCTCGGGCGAACACGGCAGCGACCTGAAAAAGCGCATGCGCACCGGAACCGTCGTCACCACCGACGATCGCAACTGGGAGCTGCGCTACACTCAGTCGGCCAAGCGCCTGTCACTCAGCCGCGCGGTAGGCATCGACATGGAAAGCGCCACCATCGCGGCGCAAGGCTATCGCTTCCGCGTGCCCTACGGCACGCTGCTATGCGTCTCGGACAAACCTCTTCACGGCGAGATCAAGCTGCCGGGTCAGGCCAACAAGTTCTACGAGGAAGCCATCGCGGCCCACTTGCAGATCGGCGTCACCGCCTGCGACCTGCTCCGCCAGGAAGGCCCGAAGCTGCACAGCCGCAAGCTGCGCGCCTTCAACGAGCCGCCGTTCAGGTAG